One Edaphobacter flagellatus genomic region harbors:
- a CDS encoding DHA2 family efflux MFS transporter permease subunit, whose amino-acid sequence MATTTLDLPGTDLPEPKQETATHHVAWKPKINPWIVAMTVTLATFMEVLDSSIANVALPHIAGGLGASQDEATWVLTAYLVANAVILPAGAYMTTFIGRKKFYMICVLLFGISSALCGLAPSLPLLVFFRILQGIGGGGLAPSEQAILADTFPPEKRGQAFAMYGLAVVVAPAIGPTLGGWITDNYDWRWIFFLNVPICLLSLFLTSRIVEDPPWVADQVKESQKGGIKLDFLGFGLLGLTFGSLEFILDKGQEDDWFSSPLITFFFFAMIIAFVIMIWWELRQLRVGHRPIVNLTLFKRRNFAIGFILMFVLGFSLYGTTVLIPQFVQTLLGYTAQLAGMVLSPAGLMMMAMMPVVGFLSSKVDPRKLMGYGFTMLTLALLLMSTMDLQISYGRLVFLRIFQASGLAFLFIPINMIAYIGVKQSESNDVSGLTNLARNIGGSCGTAFVATMLTRRTAAHETNMIRNLTPGNPAFVNQVKQLKEAFGGHGGGNPMLGDAAHTAQAWIYNQMHRQAGMLAYLDIIQYMCIFCACMLPLLFFIPKPPKNASPSAGH is encoded by the coding sequence ATGGCGACGACAACTTTAGATCTCCCCGGAACAGACCTGCCGGAACCGAAACAGGAAACGGCCACGCATCACGTTGCGTGGAAGCCGAAGATCAATCCGTGGATCGTCGCAATGACCGTCACGCTTGCGACCTTCATGGAGGTGCTCGATTCGTCGATCGCCAATGTGGCTCTGCCGCACATCGCTGGTGGACTCGGCGCAAGCCAGGACGAAGCCACCTGGGTCCTGACCGCATACCTCGTCGCCAACGCCGTGATCCTTCCGGCCGGCGCGTACATGACGACATTTATCGGACGCAAGAAGTTCTACATGATCTGCGTCCTGCTGTTCGGCATCAGCTCGGCGCTGTGCGGACTCGCTCCGTCGCTTCCGCTGCTGGTCTTCTTCCGCATCCTGCAGGGCATCGGCGGAGGCGGACTCGCTCCGTCAGAACAGGCGATCCTTGCCGACACCTTCCCGCCGGAAAAACGCGGACAGGCCTTTGCGATGTATGGACTCGCCGTCGTCGTCGCTCCCGCGATCGGTCCCACGCTGGGCGGATGGATCACCGACAACTACGACTGGCGCTGGATCTTCTTCCTGAACGTGCCGATCTGCCTCCTGTCACTCTTTCTGACATCGCGCATCGTCGAAGATCCACCGTGGGTCGCCGATCAGGTGAAGGAATCGCAGAAGGGCGGCATCAAGCTCGACTTTCTCGGCTTCGGTCTGCTGGGTCTCACCTTCGGCTCGCTCGAGTTCATCCTCGACAAGGGCCAGGAGGACGACTGGTTCTCCTCTCCGCTGATCACGTTCTTCTTCTTTGCCATGATCATCGCGTTCGTCATCATGATCTGGTGGGAGCTGCGGCAGCTTCGTGTCGGGCATCGTCCGATCGTGAATCTCACGTTGTTCAAACGGCGCAACTTCGCCATTGGCTTCATCCTGATGTTCGTGCTCGGCTTCTCGCTCTATGGCACGACGGTGCTGATCCCGCAGTTTGTACAGACATTGCTGGGTTACACCGCCCAGCTCGCGGGTATGGTGCTCTCCCCTGCCGGACTGATGATGATGGCGATGATGCCGGTCGTCGGCTTCCTTTCGAGCAAGGTCGATCCGCGCAAGCTGATGGGTTACGGCTTCACCATGCTGACGCTGGCGTTGTTGCTGATGAGCACGATGGACCTGCAGATCAGCTACGGACGCCTGGTCTTCCTGCGCATCTTCCAGGCCTCGGGACTGGCCTTCCTCTTCATTCCGATCAACATGATCGCGTACATCGGCGTGAAGCAGTCGGAGAGCAACGACGTCTCCGGCCTGACGAACCTCGCACGCAACATCGGCGGATCGTGCGGCACAGCGTTTGTCGCCACGATGCTGACGCGACGAACGGCTGCGCATGAGACCAACATGATCCGTAACCTCACACCGGGCAATCCTGCCTTTGTGAATCAGGTGAAGCAGCTCAAGGAAGCCTTCGGCGGACACGGCGGCGGCAACCCGATGCTGGGCGACGCGGCGCACACTGCACAGGCGTGGATCTACAACCAGATGCATCGCCAGGCCGGGATGCTGGCCTATCTCGACATCATCCAATACATGTGCATCTTCTGCGCGTGCATGCTTCCGCTGTTGTTCTTCATTCCGAAGCCACCGAAGAACGCCAGCCCATCTGCAGGCCACTAA
- a CDS encoding protein kinase domain-containing protein yields the protein MKLWSDYEGRTIAEVYPLKKLLRPEGRSAFFVTTNGTGTASLVRVIEAHFDESEILDRWRTISEIKQENLITMRKFGETVLDGTPLVYAVMEPTEISLAELLENRTLTTDEAKQLAASLLSALKALHERGFVHGQVEPANILAAGETVKLRSDCVKLAVDDPDGIGPNIAEQKAADVHAVSVVLLQALTGRTSLQGSATLLPSPFDGIIRNGLSGRWGLTEMTAALGPVSPIQVAEAVAQPAKPSAAPQTPVRPVEPAAKAEPVASTEANAPASTAVQENLFEKQTAVPGSSTPVAKPPATAPAPATATSPKAVAESLPAEKPAITQTPDVRHRIVKSVDEADQKRNRMIVAGIAALVLLALLIGWRMVRSEPGTSTNTPAIKPAATSSTPDATATAPAATKPSATKPLSAKTSANNRVAAVPASPIAAAVNNQAAGGKTQWRVVAFTYNHEDQAQHKAETLAKQHPSLNAEVFSPTGHAPYLVTVGGPMTREQAEAFKQQARNQGLPRDIYAQNYSH from the coding sequence ATGAAGCTGTGGAGCGATTACGAAGGAAGAACGATCGCCGAGGTGTATCCACTGAAGAAGCTGCTGCGCCCTGAGGGCCGGAGCGCCTTCTTTGTCACAACAAATGGAACAGGAACCGCCTCGCTTGTCCGCGTCATCGAGGCCCACTTCGATGAATCGGAGATTCTCGATCGCTGGCGGACCATCTCGGAGATCAAGCAGGAAAACCTGATCACGATGCGCAAGTTCGGCGAGACCGTGCTCGACGGTACACCGCTGGTCTACGCCGTGATGGAACCGACCGAAATTTCACTGGCTGAGCTGCTGGAGAACCGCACGCTCACCACAGACGAAGCCAAGCAACTTGCAGCCAGCCTGCTCTCTGCGCTGAAGGCCCTGCATGAGCGCGGATTTGTGCATGGCCAGGTTGAGCCCGCAAATATTCTGGCTGCCGGCGAGACCGTAAAACTGCGCAGCGACTGCGTGAAGCTCGCTGTCGACGATCCCGACGGCATCGGCCCGAACATCGCAGAGCAAAAAGCCGCAGACGTGCATGCCGTCTCCGTCGTTCTGCTGCAGGCTCTTACCGGACGCACCAGCCTGCAAGGCTCTGCAACACTGCTGCCCAGCCCATTCGACGGCATCATTCGCAACGGATTAAGTGGCCGCTGGGGACTGACGGAGATGACCGCCGCACTCGGGCCAGTCTCTCCCATACAGGTGGCGGAAGCTGTAGCGCAACCAGCCAAACCATCCGCGGCTCCTCAAACTCCGGTAAGGCCGGTCGAGCCTGCAGCCAAGGCTGAGCCTGTCGCATCCACGGAGGCGAACGCTCCGGCATCAACAGCCGTGCAGGAGAACCTTTTCGAGAAGCAGACCGCTGTACCAGGTTCTTCAACTCCCGTTGCGAAGCCGCCTGCCACAGCACCTGCTCCGGCAACAGCGACATCACCCAAAGCAGTTGCCGAGAGTCTGCCTGCAGAGAAGCCCGCGATCACACAAACACCCGATGTGCGGCACCGTATCGTAAAGTCAGTCGACGAAGCCGACCAGAAACGGAACCGCATGATCGTCGCCGGTATCGCTGCGCTGGTCCTGCTGGCCCTTCTGATCGGCTGGCGCATGGTGCGCAGCGAGCCGGGCACCAGCACGAACACTCCGGCGATAAAACCGGCAGCCACATCGAGCACACCCGATGCAACTGCAACTGCGCCAGCAGCGACCAAGCCTTCCGCAACCAAGCCGCTTTCAGCAAAAACCTCTGCCAACAATCGCGTAGCGGCAGTTCCTGCTTCACCCATTGCTGCAGCAGTCAACAATCAGGCAGCAGGCGGAAAGACGCAGTGGCGCGTTGTGGCCTTCACTTATAACCATGAAGATCAGGCACAGCACAAAGCAGAGACCCTTGCAAAGCAACATCCGTCGCTGAACGCAGAAGTCTTTTCGCCGACCGGACACGCTCCCTATTTGGTTACAGTTGGCGGACCGATGACGCGTGAGCAGGCCGAAGCCTTCAAACAGCAGGCACGCAATCAGGGACTTCCGCGCGATATCTACGCACAGAACTACTCGCATTAA
- a CDS encoding zinc ribbon domain-containing protein → MHPDLEKMIVLQSLDIEARRLNDEIAELPRRVQKLAAEGEAAKKHLAAIVEGMAKEDALRRRQELDIKDHQQKAARLQKQMDVVTTTAQAAALEHEIAFAQNEVSRLEDEELASMERTETLELEKASAEETVANLTRRHGEESAKTAEALERDRALLAEVEAKRADLRPQIGENSLSMYDRIAKSRGTALSEGVDQKCSACQMLVRPQRWNDLRDRSNDELMLTCETCGRILYWDPARDAPQKKPAERQESIAASIVRASL, encoded by the coding sequence ATGCACCCGGATCTGGAAAAGATGATTGTGCTGCAGAGCCTCGATATTGAGGCGCGGCGGCTGAACGATGAGATCGCCGAGCTTCCCAGGCGCGTGCAGAAGCTGGCTGCTGAAGGTGAGGCTGCGAAAAAGCATCTGGCTGCCATTGTCGAAGGCATGGCGAAGGAAGACGCGCTGCGCCGCCGTCAGGAACTGGACATCAAGGACCATCAACAGAAGGCTGCTCGGCTGCAGAAGCAGATGGACGTGGTCACCACGACGGCACAGGCTGCGGCACTTGAGCACGAAATCGCTTTTGCGCAGAACGAGGTCAGTCGGCTTGAGGACGAAGAACTGGCCAGCATGGAGCGCACCGAGACGCTGGAGCTGGAAAAGGCTTCGGCTGAAGAGACCGTCGCGAACCTGACGCGCAGGCACGGCGAGGAGAGCGCGAAGACGGCTGAGGCGCTGGAACGCGATCGTGCGTTGCTGGCCGAGGTGGAGGCGAAGCGCGCGGATTTGCGTCCGCAGATTGGTGAGAATTCGCTTTCGATGTACGACCGCATTGCGAAGAGCCGCGGAACGGCGCTGTCGGAAGGTGTCGACCAGAAGTGCTCGGCTTGCCAGATGCTGGTTCGTCCGCAGCGTTGGAACGATCTGCGCGATCGCTCGAACGATGAGCTGATGCTGACCTGCGAGACCTGCGGGCGCATTCTTTATTGGGACCCCGCACGCGATGCTCCGCAGAAGAAGCCAGCGGAGCGTCAGGAGAGTATTGCGGCCTCCATCGTGCGAGCTTCGCTATGA
- a CDS encoding 5' nucleotidase, NT5C type → MKRIAIDMDEVMADALGEHLLRYNRDHEDQLTLADLQGKKLWEVVSADRHETLYGYLQSEDFFENLAVMPESQRVIKRLQQNYEVFIATAAMEVPASFAQKFRWLAKYFPTISPANIVYCGDKSILNADFLIDDNPRQLRRFKGEGILFTSPHNIDVKGYRRVNDWLDVEKLFLG, encoded by the coding sequence ATGAAACGAATTGCCATCGATATGGACGAGGTGATGGCAGATGCTCTTGGGGAGCATCTGCTGCGTTATAACCGCGATCATGAAGATCAGCTGACGTTGGCCGACCTGCAGGGCAAGAAGCTTTGGGAGGTGGTTTCGGCCGACCGTCATGAGACGCTGTATGGCTATCTGCAGTCGGAGGATTTTTTTGAGAACCTGGCGGTGATGCCGGAGTCGCAACGTGTGATCAAGCGGCTGCAGCAGAACTACGAGGTTTTTATCGCCACGGCAGCGATGGAGGTTCCGGCTTCGTTTGCGCAGAAGTTTCGGTGGCTGGCGAAGTACTTCCCTACGATCTCGCCGGCGAATATTGTGTATTGCGGCGATAAGAGCATCCTGAACGCCGATTTTCTGATCGACGACAATCCGCGTCAGCTGCGCCGCTTTAAGGGCGAAGGCATCCTGTTTACTTCGCCGCATAACATTGACGTAAAGGGGTACAGGCGCGTGAACGACTGGCTGGATGTGGAGAAGCTCTTCCTGGGGTGA
- a CDS encoding dihydrofolate reductase family protein produces the protein MKLSVFCGVSVDGFLARPDGALDFLEAGGQEPHGFEEFFASVDVVVLGRKTYEIVQGFGKWFYGSKQVVVLSSSGPLDFSVAKDGVIEQMAGEPAEIAARLRARGFKHAYIDGGITIQRFLAAGLIDRLVITRVPVLIGAGIPLFGAVPRDIPLRHVETRSYEGGLVQSEYEIDAAGSAKD, from the coding sequence ATGAAGCTCTCGGTTTTTTGTGGGGTGAGTGTGGATGGGTTTCTTGCTCGTCCGGACGGTGCGCTGGATTTTCTGGAGGCGGGTGGGCAGGAGCCGCACGGTTTTGAGGAGTTCTTTGCAAGTGTGGATGTGGTGGTGCTTGGGCGGAAGACGTATGAGATCGTCCAGGGATTCGGCAAGTGGTTTTATGGCAGCAAGCAGGTTGTTGTTTTGAGCAGCAGCGGGCCGCTGGATTTCTCTGTCGCCAAGGATGGGGTTATTGAGCAGATGGCGGGGGAGCCGGCGGAGATTGCGGCGCGGCTCAGGGCGCGCGGCTTCAAGCATGCGTATATCGATGGCGGCATCACGATTCAGCGATTTCTGGCCGCGGGGTTGATCGACCGGTTGGTGATTACGCGTGTGCCGGTTTTGATTGGAGCGGGGATTCCGCTGTTTGGTGCGGTGCCTCGCGATATTCCTCTTCGCCATGTGGAGACGCGGAGCTATGAGGGTGGCCTGGTGCAGAGTGAATATGAGATAGATGCTGCGGGGTCTGCGAAGGATTGA
- a CDS encoding RNA polymerase sigma factor produces the protein MASFEESLALLSSIKSAESEADLTALVETHSALLFRVAHSLLRSPAEAEDVVQDTFLRVLQRPSALPAIRDTRVWLVRITWNLALDRLRRRKSRPTDSVFIDSLIAPGLPADRSLDERRHMLAALDEIERLPKLERQTLLLSSIDELDTAEIAAITGRSPAAVRGLLFRARTRLRARLEKAGYR, from the coding sequence ATGGCATCGTTCGAGGAAAGCCTGGCATTGCTGTCGTCCATCAAGAGCGCCGAGTCGGAAGCTGACCTCACCGCTCTCGTCGAGACCCACTCTGCCCTCCTCTTCCGCGTCGCCCACTCCCTCCTCCGCTCCCCCGCCGAAGCCGAAGACGTCGTCCAGGACACCTTCCTCCGCGTCCTCCAGCGCCCCTCCGCTCTGCCCGCCATCCGCGACACCCGCGTCTGGCTCGTCCGCATCACCTGGAATCTCGCCCTCGACCGCCTGCGCCGCCGCAAGTCACGCCCCACCGACTCCGTATTCATCGACTCCCTCATCGCCCCCGGTCTTCCCGCCGACCGCTCCCTCGACGAGCGCCGCCACATGCTCGCCGCACTCGACGAGATCGAACGCCTCCCAAAACTCGAACGCCAGACCCTCCTCCTCTCCTCCATCGACGAGCTCGACACAGCAGAGATCGCCGCCATCACCGGCCGTTCCCCAGCCGCTGTCCGCGGACTCCTCTTCCGCGCACGCACCCGCCTGCGCGCCCGACTCGAGAAAGCAGGCTACCGATGA
- a CDS encoding dihydrofolate reductase family protein, translated as MRPLRYSINITLDGCCDHRAIVPDEELHRHAGENLKQADALLFGRVTYEMMEAAWRQPAPAGARPEWMEPFARTIDAAKKYVVSSTLDRVDWNAELVRGDLEKAVLQLKREPGKGLFVGGVKLAQALAELGLIDEYEFMVQPRLAGHGPTLFAGLSKPVPLRLVSRKEFGSGAVAMRYEPIR; from the coding sequence ATGCGACCCCTTCGGTATTCCATCAACATCACGTTGGATGGGTGCTGTGATCATCGAGCCATCGTTCCGGACGAAGAACTGCATCGTCATGCGGGCGAAAATTTGAAGCAGGCGGATGCTCTTCTTTTTGGCCGGGTGACTTACGAGATGATGGAGGCGGCGTGGCGGCAGCCGGCGCCGGCGGGAGCGAGGCCTGAATGGATGGAGCCCTTTGCCCGGACGATCGATGCGGCGAAGAAGTATGTTGTGTCGAGCACGCTGGACCGGGTCGATTGGAACGCGGAGCTGGTGCGCGGTGACCTGGAGAAGGCTGTTCTGCAACTGAAGCGGGAGCCGGGCAAAGGACTGTTTGTGGGAGGCGTGAAGCTTGCGCAGGCGTTGGCGGAGCTGGGATTGATCGACGAGTACGAGTTCATGGTGCAGCCCAGGCTGGCGGGACATGGGCCGACGTTGTTCGCAGGGCTATCGAAGCCTGTTCCTTTGAGGCTCGTGAGCCGGAAGGAGTTCGGCTCGGGCGCAGTGGCGATGCGGTATGAGCCGATACGATAG
- a CDS encoding dienelactone hydrolase family protein: MPLCRLAALYCILLGAISPVLAQNYAAVKFQVKPGPHAVGVKLVEQYDRTRNFGTDQAQAEHPRPVQTVIWYPAQKSDQPTMTMRDYLAMIETETTFGKPTRTKDTERLQEWFQKASGQVMSAVRDAHFEDGHFPVVIYSPSFSSGTWQNADLCEYLASHGYVVISSPAMGANSRESTHDLQGVDAQAKDIIFLINYAATLPDTDRTKVAAIGFSWGGLANLFAASRDPRIKALVSLDGSERYFPGLVQASGTVHPDQMTIPLIYFEEGDQSLEDQDKLNSRFHAEGPNVLNQWLHGDLITVHMLGLFHPEFYSNAYRNEELWEKELTNLQVADYDYADGVVAFSWVMQYTQAFLDFYLKHDTQAGTFLKASPSVNGVPRHTMSVKVRTAAPASNPGAARPN; this comes from the coding sequence ATGCCGTTATGCCGCCTGGCAGCTCTTTATTGCATTCTTCTGGGAGCGATCTCACCCGTTCTCGCCCAAAACTACGCCGCTGTAAAGTTCCAGGTAAAGCCCGGCCCACACGCCGTCGGCGTGAAGCTCGTCGAGCAGTACGACCGCACACGCAACTTCGGCACAGATCAAGCTCAGGCAGAACACCCTCGCCCTGTGCAGACGGTTATCTGGTATCCCGCGCAGAAAAGCGATCAACCCACGATGACCATGCGGGACTATCTCGCAATGATCGAAACCGAAACCACCTTCGGCAAACCCACACGAACAAAAGACACGGAACGCCTGCAGGAATGGTTTCAAAAGGCCTCAGGACAAGTCATGTCAGCCGTCCGTGACGCGCATTTTGAAGATGGCCACTTTCCCGTCGTCATCTACTCTCCTAGCTTCAGCTCTGGGACATGGCAGAATGCCGACCTGTGCGAATACCTCGCAAGCCACGGTTATGTTGTGATCTCAAGTCCGGCCATGGGAGCGAACTCACGTGAATCCACTCACGATCTTCAAGGCGTCGATGCTCAGGCTAAAGACATCATCTTCCTGATCAACTACGCAGCCACGCTTCCGGACACCGATAGGACGAAGGTAGCCGCCATAGGCTTCAGCTGGGGAGGACTCGCCAATCTCTTCGCCGCTTCCCGCGATCCGCGCATCAAGGCACTCGTCTCACTCGACGGCAGCGAGCGCTATTTCCCCGGCCTGGTTCAAGCCTCCGGAACCGTCCACCCGGACCAGATGACAATTCCCCTGATCTACTTCGAGGAAGGCGATCAATCCCTCGAAGATCAGGACAAGCTCAACAGCCGCTTTCACGCCGAAGGGCCAAACGTTCTCAATCAGTGGCTTCACGGCGACCTGATCACCGTGCACATGCTGGGCCTCTTCCATCCCGAGTTCTACTCCAACGCCTATCGCAACGAAGAGCTTTGGGAGAAGGAACTCACCAACCTGCAGGTCGCAGACTACGACTATGCCGACGGCGTAGTCGCCTTCTCCTGGGTCATGCAATACACGCAGGCCTTCCTCGACTTCTACCTGAAGCACGATACTCAGGCCGGAACCTTCCTGAAGGCTTCACCGAGCGTCAACGGCGTCCCCAGACATACCATGTCTGTAAAAGTCCGCACAGCTGCTCCTGCATCGAATCCTGGAGCCGCGAGACCCAACTAG
- a CDS encoding M20 family metallopeptidase yields the protein MDFAQLLARTQQETPWLLEHLRELVLVESPSEDPAAVNAAQQLTATWAEALGARVKRHRQKGRVSFRASQKGNEEVSFRAKRSKAEEPPHSAHATTDAPFGDVYELRFGPQRSRQKPILLLSHLDTVWPHGTLRSMPWREDAGKIYGPGTLDMKAGVVMALTAISVLQKLSLLRRPVTLLINSEEEVGSPISRPITEKLARESSAVFVLEPAQILDSKTAALKTSRKGIGNYRVHVTGIGAHSGVDFQRGHSAVLELARQIEKIAAFTDLRRGLTVNPGVIAGGTRSNVIAAEAYVEIDVRIARASDAQKVDRFFSSLKPFDKACKLTVTGGINRPPMERKPGTVALFKQAKKLAAELGFPLEEAGTGGGSDGNFTAALGIPTLDGMGAVGTGAHAAHEHIEIQHLAPRTALLAAMIATVD from the coding sequence ATGGACTTCGCCCAACTCCTCGCCCGTACCCAGCAGGAAACCCCCTGGCTCCTCGAACACCTCCGCGAGCTCGTCCTCGTCGAAAGCCCCAGCGAAGACCCCGCCGCCGTCAACGCCGCCCAACAGCTCACCGCAACCTGGGCCGAAGCCCTCGGAGCCCGCGTCAAACGCCACCGGCAGAAAGGGAGAGTGTCATTCCGAGCGAGCCAAAAAGGCAACGAAGAAGTGTCATTCCGAGCGAAGCGCAGCAAAGCCGAGGAACCCCCGCATTCTGCCCATGCCACCACAGACGCTCCCTTCGGCGACGTCTACGAACTCCGCTTCGGCCCGCAGCGATCCAGACAGAAACCCATCCTTCTGCTCTCGCACCTTGACACCGTCTGGCCCCACGGCACCCTCCGCTCCATGCCCTGGCGCGAAGACGCCGGCAAAATCTACGGCCCCGGCACACTCGACATGAAGGCCGGAGTCGTCATGGCCCTCACCGCCATCTCCGTCCTCCAGAAACTCTCCCTCCTCCGCCGCCCCGTCACCCTGCTCATCAACTCCGAAGAAGAGGTCGGCTCGCCCATCTCGCGTCCCATCACCGAAAAACTCGCGCGCGAATCCTCCGCCGTCTTCGTCCTCGAACCCGCCCAAATTCTCGATAGCAAAACCGCCGCCCTCAAGACCTCGCGCAAAGGCATCGGCAACTATCGCGTCCACGTCACCGGCATCGGCGCACACTCCGGCGTCGATTTCCAGCGCGGCCACTCCGCCGTCCTCGAGCTCGCCCGCCAGATCGAAAAGATCGCCGCCTTCACCGACCTCCGCCGCGGACTCACCGTCAACCCCGGCGTCATCGCCGGAGGCACCCGCTCCAACGTCATCGCCGCCGAAGCCTACGTCGAAATCGACGTCCGTATCGCTCGCGCCTCCGACGCACAAAAAGTCGACCGCTTCTTCTCGTCCCTCAAGCCCTTCGACAAAGCCTGCAAGCTCACCGTCACCGGAGGCATCAACCGCCCGCCCATGGAGCGCAAGCCCGGCACCGTCGCCCTCTTCAAGCAGGCCAAAAAACTAGCCGCCGAGCTCGGCTTCCCCCTCGAAGAGGCCGGAACCGGCGGAGGTTCCGACGGCAACTTCACCGCCGCCCTCGGCATCCCCACCCTCGACGGCATGGGAGCCGTAGGCACCGGAGCCCACGCCGCCCACGAGCACATCGAAATCCAGCACCTCGCTCCACGCACCGCGCTGCTCGCAGCCATGATCGCCACCGTGGATTAG